In one window of Cydia fagiglandana chromosome 10, ilCydFagi1.1, whole genome shotgun sequence DNA:
- the LOC134668182 gene encoding coiled-coil domain-containing protein 130 homolog, translating to MGERKGQNLYYPPDYDPKVGGLNKFLGTHALRERARKLHMGILIIRFEMPYNIWCDGCNNHIGMGVRYNAEKTKIGMYYTTPVYQFRMKCHLCDNHFEIKTDPGNLDYVIVSGARRQENRWDPTENGQIVPETKETQKKLFDDAMFRLEHKTGDEDTAKQDKPRLGRLVGRNESVWKDDYEANCSLRRNFRKRRKELEESAVNDSLLLARSSLDINLLPESEEDRHMATLLSLRPSRSIEEKQTSTRTKILNSPALPSSSGLLTSFGGLKKEESLSKNSSLTRNALGIMVKRKRVENSVNMETEGENSDVNVEKKVESDVNKSTKEQKDTEVISNEINVGNAAFTKSDAVKNKVENKLDSVKGETCATNQIISKNIEELNNVNCKIFKDRKESEVKVGHEEIKTNLENVKDVKVSLVGDYSSSGDGDSD from the exons ATGGGTGAACGCAAGGGCCAGAACCTTTACTATCCCCCCGACTACGACCCAAAGGTCGGGGGGTTGAACAAATTCCTGGGCACCCATGCTTTGAGAGAGCGGGCAAGGAAACTCCACATGGGTATCCTTATCATCCGCTTTGAAATGCCGTATAACATCTGGTGTGACGGCTGCAACAACCACATCGGCATGGGCGTGCGGTACAACGCAGAGAAGACCAAGATCGGCATGTATTACACTACTCCGGTGTATCAGTTTAGGATGAAGTGCCATCTCTGTGATaaccattttgaaataaaaactgACCCGGGG AATCTGGACTATGTGATAGTATCTGGAGCAAGACGGCAGGAGAACAGATGGGACCCCACAGAGAATGGCCAGATTGTCCCGGAGACAAAGGAAACACAGAAGAAGCTGTTTGATGATGCTATGTTCCGCTTGGAACACAAAACAG GTGATGAAGATACAGCTAAGCAGGACAAGCCGCGGCTCGGCCGGCTGGTCGGCAGGAACGAGTCTGTGTGGAAGGATGACTATGAAGCTAACTGCTCACTCAGGAGGAACTTCAGA aaacgaAGGAAAGAACTCGAAGAATCCGCAGTCAACGATAGCCTGCTCCTCGCCAGATCATCTCTAGACATCAACCTCCTGCCAGAGTCAGAAGAAGACcgtcacatggcgaccctgctcTCACTCCGACCCTCAAGAAGTATTGAAGAGAAACAAACTTCGACGAGAACTAAAATACTCAACAGTCCAGCTTTACCAAGCTCTAGTGGGTTGCTAACTAGTTTTGGAGGGTTGAAGAAAGAGGAATCTTTGAGTAAGAATTCGAGTTTGACTAGAAATGCGCTGGGGATTATGGTTAAAAGGAAAAGGGTTGAAAATAGCGTGAACATGGAGACAGAAGGTGAAAATAGTGATGTGAATGTGGAAAAAAAAGTTGAAAGTGATGTTAACAAGTCAACTAAAGAACAGAAAGATACTGAAGTGATATCAAATGAAATCAATGTTGGAAATGCTGCATTTACTAAAAGTGACgctgtaaaaaataaagtagAGAATAAACTTGATTCTGTAAAAGGAGAAACGTGTGCCACAAATCAGATTATAAGTAAGAATATTGAAGAGCTAAATAatgtaaattgtaaaatatttaaagataGGAAAGAAAGTGAGGTTAAAGTTGGACATGAagaaattaaaactaatttagAAAACGTAAAAGATGTGAAAGTATCTTTGGTGGGTGATTACAGTTCGAGTGGTGATGGTGACTCAGATTGA